GGGTTGACCAGCAGATTGGTTTGCGCAGACGGCTCGGCAACAGCGGTTGGGATCGGCAACCAGCCTGCCAGTCCCAGAGCCACCACCAACACGACCGGGATCAGAGGTCGAACGGTCATGATGCACTCCCCCATCATCACAAGGCTTGGCTAACACGCGCGACAAGAAGCAATTGTCTGCTCTGGCGTGATAACGATCACCACGCGATACCGGCATGACATCATACCCGCCGGACACGCCCCCATAGTAGCATGACAGGGCCACCAGTGAAAATGAAAACAGGCAAAACTCGCCAGGGACAAAACGAAAGAGGCAGGAGGCAAGGGTCAAGAGACAAGCGACCGGAAAACCAGGAGAGCAGGACACCGGGAGATGACCCGCCATGCGGCGATGCCTGGCGCAAGATACCCGGTCATCCCGCTATGCGTATCAGGGATGCCAAGAGAGGTTGGAGCATCGCTGTGGGCCGCGCAGGCAGTTCTTTCCGCTGTTCCCCCACTGCTCCCCCACTGCCCACACCTATCCCCTGCTCACTGCTTCCATTCCCCTGAGAGTAGCGCCGCCTGATTGCAGCGCGACTTTGCCTGCGCCCAATAAGAAAAGCGCCTACAGGCGCCTTTGCTTTCGGTTCAGTCAGGGCTGGAGTATGACTCAAGGACGCTTAACGACTGTCTTCTTGCCCTGCAACACACGCTCAATGCTGTTGATCAGTTCGGCTGGGCCAAACGGCTTGGTGATGTAGTCATCCACCTTGGCGATGTGCAGCCCCAGAACTTTGTCGATGCTCTGCGACTTGGCGGTCACAATAATCACCGGGATATGAGCAACCTCAGGATCGTTCTTCATGCGCTGGTAAACTTCCCAGCCATCCATATCCGGCATCATCAGGTCAAGGAGAACCACAT
This genomic interval from Anaerolineae bacterium contains the following:
- a CDS encoding response regulator, coding for MTAGQASTIRVVCIEDETEMIDLVRLILNRKGIEVVGAEGGRAGLDAVRRERPDVVLLDLMMPDMDGWEVYQRMKNDPEVAHIPVIIVTAKSQSIDKVLGLHIAKVDDYITKPFGPAELINSIERVLQGKKTVVKRP